A window from Triticum aestivum cultivar Chinese Spring chromosome 6D, IWGSC CS RefSeq v2.1, whole genome shotgun sequence encodes these proteins:
- the LOC123143025 gene encoding putative ripening-related protein 5 has translation MAIFLLVALSTSHIASSLRPGLRVCRASGYLSGKLANCEKSNDPDYCEDGKRYPQYHCSPSVTASTKAVLTLNSSEKGKDGGGPSECDNAYHSDKEMVVALSTGWFKNMAHCGHRIKITVNGKSVYAKVVDECDFVYGCDDDHNYEPPCANNIVDASPAVWNALGLDQNVGMESITWSDE, from the coding sequence ATGGCAATCTTCCTCCTAGTGGCGCTCTCCACCTCCCACATCGCGTCCTCGCTCCGCCCGGGTCTTCGTGTCTGCCGTGCGAGTGGCTACCTTTCAGGAAAGTTGGCCAACTGTGAGAAGAGCAACGACCCCGACTATTGCGAGGATGGCAAGAGGTACCCGCAGTACCACTGCTCGCCGTCGGTCACCGCAAGCACCAAGGCCGTCTTGACGCTAAACAGCTCCGAGAAGGGCAAGGACGGCGGCGGTCCGTCCGAGTGTGACAACGCCTACCATAGCGACAAGGAGATGGTAGTCGCGCTCTCCACCGGCTGGTTCAAGAACATGGCCCATTGTGGGCACCGCATCAAGATCACCGTCAATGGCAAGTCTGTGTATGCCAAGGTGGTGGACGAGTGCGACTTCGTCTATGGCTGCGACGACGACCACAACTACGAGCCCCCGTGTGCCAACAACATCGTCGATGCCTCTCCTGCGGTGTGGAATGCCTTGGGGCTCGACCAGAACGTCGGCATGGAGAGCATCACCTGGTCTGATGAGTAG
- the LOC123143024 gene encoding aspartate aminotransferase, mitochondrial, with protein sequence MALYRRAASAIRRRGAGALPLPLLPARAMAMASSLFGHVEPAPKDPILGVTEAFLADPSPDKVNVGVGAYRDDDGKPVVLDCVREAERRIAGNLNMEYLPMGGSIHMIEESLKLAYGEDSEFIKDKRIAAVQALSGTGACRLFADFQKRFLPDSQIYIPTPTWSNHHNIWRDAQVPQRTFSYYHPESRGLDFAGLMDDIKNAPNGSFFLLHACAHNPTGVDPTEEQWREISYQFKLKNHFPFFDMAYQGFASGDPERDAKAIRIFLEDGHQIGCAQSYAKNMGLYGQRAGCLSILCEDEMQAVAVKSQLQQIARPMYSNPPVHGALVVSIILSDPELKNVWLGEVKGMADRIIGMRKALRENLEKLGSPLSWEHVTNQIGMFCYSGMTPEQVDRLTSEYHIYMTRNGRISMAGVTTGNVAYLANAIHDVTK encoded by the exons ATGGCGCTGTACCGCCGCGCGGCCTCCGCGATCcggcggcgcggggcaggggccCTGCCGCTGCCCCTGCTCCCGGCGCGGGCGATGGCGATGGCGTCGTCGCTCTTCGGCCACGTCGAGCCGGCGCCCAAGGACCCCATCCTCGGCGTCACCGAGGCCTTCCTCGCCGACCCCTCCCCCGACAAAGTCAACGTCGGCGTC GGCGCCTACCGGGACGACGACGGCAAGCCCGTCGTGCTCGACTGCGTGCGCGAGGCGGAGCGCCGGATCGCCGGCAACCTCAACAT GGAGTACCTTCCGATGGGAGGGAGTATCCACATGATTGAGGAGTCGCTAAAGCTGGCGTATGGCGAGGACTCCGAGTTCATCAAAGATAAAAGAATTGCAGCGGTGCAGGCACTTTCAGGAACTGGCGCATGCCGGCTCTTCGCTGATTTCCAGAAGCGTTTCTTGCCGGATTCGCAGATCTACATACCTACACCAACGTGGTCCAA CCATCATAATATTTGGAGGGATGCTCAAGTGCCGCAGAGGACATTCTCATATTACCATCCGGAATCGAGAGGGCTTGACTTTGCAGGATTGATGGATGATATCAAG AATGCTCCAAATGGTTCGTTCTTTTTGCTTCATGCATGTGCCCATAATCCTACTGGAGTAGATCCTACTGAGGAACAATGGCGAGAAATATCCTATCAGTTCAAG TTGAAGAATCATTTCCCATTTTTTGACATGGCATACCAAGGATTTGCTAGCGGTGATCCAGAGAGAGATGCCAAGGCAATCCGTATATTCCTTGAAGATGGACACCAAATTGGATGTGCTCAGTCATATGCAAAGAACATGGGTCTTTATGGCCAGAGAGCGGGATGTCTGAG TATCCTCTGCGAGGATGAGATGCAAGCAGTTGCTGTTAAGAGCCAATTGCAACAGATCGCGAGACCAATGTACAGCAACCCACCTGTTCATGGTGCGCTGGTTGTTTCAATTATCCTTAGTGATCCAGAATTGAAGAACGTATGGTTGGGAGAGGTCAAG GGTATGGCTGATCGTATCATTGGAATGCGGAAGGCACTTCGGGAGAATCTTGAAAAGTTAGGCTCACCTTTATCATGGGAGCATGTCACCAATCAG ATTGGAATGTTTTGCTACAGTGGGATGACACCGGAACAAGTTGACCGCTTGACAAGTGAATACCATATCTACATGACACGTAACGGGAGAATAAG CATGGCTGGCGTAACGACGGGCAATGTCGCCTACTTAGCTAACGCCATTCATGATGTTACCAAGTGA
- the LOC123143026 gene encoding U-box domain-containing protein 35: protein MAAEGDEEGAAAPKVVGLALSGSKSSAHVLRWALGNFAHDDAPPAAFKLIHVLTPVLAVPTPMGHLLPIDEVSTSVAEGELEKMWIQKQEMLQRCKDACDENKVEAQVLLVEGKDVADTISSLVSQYQIHSLVVGNPPSKSPFTRRSSASRTACKICKSLPSFCTAYVVSKDGLSSVHVPESESGSPSGSPVPTGNSGSSSTKEVTDGTSSRSDLDGSSAPGLPSFTLNDYLTGNAPVYANKDRRIASRTGAESSILSQLRGSDKVPTSSLQELMLSDNKDDVSTGLEKLNLEPSHNRLLATASKDADRESRLEKPLVLPSDSYSMFTWEEIDNATASFSLKIGTGSNGTVYKGHLNHLDVAIKVLHSDDKSSTKHFNQELEVLSKIRHPHLLMLLGACPDRGCLVYEYMENGSLADRLQRRKGTPPIPWFDRFRIAWEIGSALVFLHSTKPSPIIHRDLKPENVLLDRNLVSKIGDVGLSTLMPPKETLSNRTVYKKTGLAGTLFYLDPEYQRTGQVSVKSDTYALGMVILELLTARCPIGLPEVVERAVEDGQISDVLDESAGDWPVREAHDLAQLGLNCLEMRSKDRPDLNSVVLEELGRLKRIAASVSGVALPGSPSHFKCPILKTVMYDPCIASDGYTYERSAMEMWLCDKDVSPVTKARLRDKTLLPNLSLKSAIMRWVADGGRPVKE from the exons ATGGCCGCCGAAGGGGACGAAGAGGGGGCCGCGGCGCCCAAGGTGGTCGGGCTGGCGCTCAGCGGCTCCAAATCCAGCGCGCACGTCCTCCGGTGGGCGCTCGGCAACTTCGCCCACGACGACGCCCCTCCCGCCGCCTTCAAGCTCATCCACGTCCTCACCCCGGTCCTGGCCGTGCCCACGCCAA TGGGGCACCTCCTCCCGATTGACGAAGTCAGCACCAGCGTCGCCGAAGGCGAGCTCGAGAAGATGTGGATCCAGAAGCAGGAAATGCTGCAGCGCTGCAAAGACGCATGTGACGAAAACAAG GTTGAAGCTCAAGTACTGCTTGTTGAGGGCAAAGATGTCGCGGATACCATTTCCAGTCTTGTTTCTCAGTACCAGATACATAGCCTCGTTGTCGGTAACCCTCCCAGCAAGAGCCCATTCACTAG GAGGTCCAGTGCAAGTAGGACGGCCTGCAAAATTTGCAAGAGTCTCCCCAGCTTTTGCACAGCATATGTTGTTTCAAAGGATGGATTGTCTTCAGTTCATGTTCCTGAATCAGAAAGTGGCTCGCCCTCTGGCTCTCCAGTACCAACAGGCAACTCTGGGAGCTCCAGCACCAAAGAAGTTACAGATGGAACGTCCTCAAGATCAG ATTTGGATGGCAGTTCAGCGCCGGGCCTGCCTAGTTTTACTCTGAACGATTATCTCACTGGAAATGCACCAGTATATGCCAACAAGGACAGAAGAATTGCCTCACGCACTGGTGCTGAAAGCTCTATATTAAGTCAATTGCGGGGTTCGGACAAGGTGCCAACAAGTTCACTGCAGGAATTAATGCTTTCAGACAACAAG GATGATGTCAGTACAGGGCTTGAAAAGCTGAACCTTGAACCGAGTCATAATAGGCTGCTGGCAACGGCATCCAAGGACGCTGATAGGGAGTCGAGGCTGGAGAAGCCCCTTGTACTTCCAAGCGACTCGTACTCAATGTTCACCTGGGAAGAGATTGATAATGCTACAGCATCGTTCTCACTCAAGATCGGAACTGGGTCTAATGGAACGGTATACAAGGGCCATCTCAATCACTTGGATGTAGCGATAAAGGTCCTTCATTCTGATGACAAATCCagtaccaagcatttcaaccaagAG CTTGAGGTTCTGAGCAAGATACGCCACCCACACTTGCTGATGCTCCTGGGAGCCTGTCCAGACAGGGGCTGCTTGGTGTACGAGTACATGGAGAACGGCAGCCTTGCGGATCGTCTGCAGCGCAGAAAGGGCACACCGCCGATCCCATGGTTTGATCGCTTCCGCATTGCCTGGGAAATTGGGTCAGCCCTGGTGTTCCTGCACAGCACAAAGCCCAGCCCAATCATCCACCGTGACCTGAAGCCTGAGAACGTCCTCCTCGACCGCAACCTAGTGAGCAAgattggcgacgtgggcctgtcGACCCTGATGCCACCCAAGGAGACTCTGTCGAACCGCACGGTGTACAAGAAGACGGGCCTGGCGGGCACACTGTTCTACCTGGACCCGGAGTACCAGAGGACCGGgcaggtgtcggtgaagtcggacACGTACGCGCTTGGCATGGTGATCCTTGAGCTGCTGACGGCAAGGTGCCCGATCGGACTGCCTGAGGTGGTGGAGCGAGCAGTGGAAGACGGCCAGATTAGTGATGTCTTGGATGAGAGCGCGGGGGACTGGCCCGTGAGGGAAGCGCATGACCTTGCTCAGCTAGGCCTAAATTGTTTGGAGATGCGGAGCAAGGACCGGCCTGACCTCAACAGCGTGGTGCTGGAGGAGCTGGGACGGCTGAAGCGCATCGCGGCCAGCGTGTCGGGGGTGGCGCTGCCAGGGTCACCCAGTCACTTCAAGTGCCCAATACTCAAG ACGGTGATGTATGACCCATGCATCGCGTCGGACGGGTACACGTACGAGCGCAGCGCGATGGAGATGTGGCTGTGCGACAAGGACGTGTCGCCGGTGACCAAGGCGCGGCTGCGTGACAAGACGCTGTTGCCTAACCTGTCTCTCAAGAGCGCCATCATGAGGTGGGTGGCCGATGGGGGGAGGCCTGTGAAGGAGTAA
- the LOC123143028 gene encoding uncharacterized protein isoform X1 has translation MMSNRRGEDQENEKSSNWGMITEESPMIALLQSKLCKVVYQLKFTQRGEPNDERFRGLNRGRVGFEHDRKSAKHGSWAFAMLTKRDSDALKRHWWGLCSEKKLLLGLCIAGFHGQLSSEQTKQVERTINSMWLAWLDHNTQTPTSGARKVLPPFLNGLLDDQFQELQMLQEGSAPDFIDKVVTLFSEDGERIIGEIAKLLDKPCVDYHKVSRFVLELKGSSACIGAQRVKNSCIQFHQCCQEKSRDGCLNSLDSVRNDFYDVCSMFKPHASGPSLNPKL, from the exons ATGATGAGCAATCGACGCGGCGAGGATCAGGAGAATGAGAAGAGCAGCAACTGGGGGATGATCACAGAGGAGAGCCCAATGATCGCGCTACTCCAGAGCAAACTCTGTAAGGTTGTTTACCAACTGAAGTTTACACAAAGAGGCGAGCCTAATGATGAGAGATTCAGGGGATTGAACAGGGGTCGCGTTGGGTTTGAACATGACAG GAAATCGGCGAAGCATGGCAGCTGGGCCTTTGCTATGCTCACTAAGCGTGATTCTGATGCCCTGAAACGACATTGGTGGGGGCTTTGTTCAGAGAAGAAGCTCCTTCTGGGGCTTTGCATTGCGGGATTCCATGGTCAGCTCAGCTCTGAACAAACAAAACAAGTTGAGCGAACAATCAATTCGATGTG GCTTGCTTGGCTCGACCACAACACGCAAACACCGACCAGTGGCGCTcgcaaagtactccctccattcctaaat GGTTTGCTGGACGATCAGTTCCAGGAGCTGCAGATGCTCCAGGAAGGGAGCGCCCCAGACTTCATCGACAAGGTTGTCACGCTCTTCTCTGAGGATGGCGAGCGTATCATCGGCGAGATCGCCAAGCTGCT GGACAAGCCATGTGTGGACTATCACAAGGTGAGCCGTTTTGTGCTTGAACTCAAGGGAAGCAGTGCATG TATTGGTGCTCAGAGAGTGAAGAACAGTTGCATTCAGTTCCATCAGTGTTGTCAGGAGAAGAGCAGAGATGG GTGCCTGAACTCACTGGATTCTGTGAGGAATGATTTCTATGATGTGTGCAGCATGTTCAAGCCACATGCTTCAG GTCCAAGCCTTAATCCTAAACTGTAG
- the LOC123143028 gene encoding histidine-containing phosphotransfer protein 1 isoform X2 — translation MRAIKRRNGSRPLPSTAADLQSNSPIYMAPTNPNLHPFTPCPLLALLSSSLVALVSLLWVAMAAPMLNQLNTLVANMFAAGLLDDQFQELQMLQEGSAPDFIDKVVTLFSEDGERIIGEIAKLLDKPCVDYHKVSRFVLELKGSSACIGAQRVKNSCIQFHQCCQEKSRDGCLNSLDSVRNDFYDVCSMFKPHASAGPSLNPKL, via the exons atgagAGCTATAAAGAGAAGGAATGGTAGCCGTCCATTGCCATCTACGGCCGCAGACTTGCAATCCAACTCCCCTATATATATGGCACCTACCAACCCCAATCTCCATCCATTCACTCCCTGTCCTCTCCTCGCTTTGCTTTCTTCCTCCTTGGTAGCTCTAGTCTCCTTGCTGTGGGTAGCCATGGCGGCCCCGATGTTGAACCAGCTCAACACCCTCGTGGCCAACATGTTCGCCGCG GGTTTGCTGGACGATCAGTTCCAGGAGCTGCAGATGCTCCAGGAAGGGAGCGCCCCAGACTTCATCGACAAGGTTGTCACGCTCTTCTCTGAGGATGGCGAGCGTATCATCGGCGAGATCGCCAAGCTGCT GGACAAGCCATGTGTGGACTATCACAAGGTGAGCCGTTTTGTGCTTGAACTCAAGGGAAGCAGTGCATG TATTGGTGCTCAGAGAGTGAAGAACAGTTGCATTCAGTTCCATCAGTGTTGTCAGGAGAAGAGCAGAGATGG GTGCCTGAACTCACTGGATTCTGTGAGGAATGATTTCTATGATGTGTGCAGCATGTTCAAGCCACATGCTTCAG CAGGTCCAAGCCTTAATCCTAAACTGTAG